In one Vulgatibacter incomptus genomic region, the following are encoded:
- a CDS encoding Fic family protein — MTARFVHLDSRNAELAERLSADPRTAEAYKRLYEMSWFHHEGGLEGEVLSEAELTQALEHLVVGDASLMAVISAIRRHRDALEHVRAHAAVRENRIDLPFLVEVFEILVRGDAGLRKRGLYRAEMPIHRTYTHEIALPERIEGELAKFVESLERVEFHELHPVRQAAQAHWQFMRVFPFVEHNGKIGRLVQAWYLLRAGYLPAIIHTVDRQRYFDSLRQPPSALRGLLLDALENSLENSAAFIDGLREQRSRRASNI; from the coding sequence ATGACTGCCCGTTTTGTACACCTCGATTCCCGGAACGCCGAGCTCGCGGAGCGGCTCTCCGCCGATCCCCGAACCGCAGAGGCCTACAAGCGCCTCTACGAGATGTCGTGGTTCCACCACGAGGGCGGCCTGGAAGGCGAGGTCCTGAGCGAGGCGGAGCTCACCCAGGCGCTGGAACACCTCGTCGTGGGCGACGCGTCGCTCATGGCCGTGATCTCCGCGATCCGGCGCCACCGCGACGCCCTGGAGCACGTCCGAGCCCACGCCGCCGTCCGCGAGAACCGGATCGACCTCCCCTTCCTGGTCGAGGTCTTCGAGATCCTGGTGCGGGGCGACGCCGGCCTTCGGAAGCGGGGTCTCTACCGGGCCGAGATGCCGATCCACCGGACCTACACCCACGAGATTGCTCTGCCCGAGCGGATCGAGGGGGAGCTCGCGAAGTTCGTCGAATCCCTGGAAAGGGTCGAGTTCCACGAGCTCCATCCGGTCCGCCAGGCGGCCCAGGCTCACTGGCAGTTCATGCGGGTCTTTCCCTTCGTGGAGCACAACGGGAAGATCGGACGGCTCGTCCAGGCCTGGTACCTGCTCCGCGCGGGCTACCTGCCGGCGATCATCCACACGGTCGATCGGCAGCGGTATTTCGACTCCCTGCGCCAGCCCCCCTCCGCCCTGAGGGGCCTGCTCCTCGACGCCCTCGAGAATTCCCTCGAGAACTCCGCGGCCTTCATCGACGGGCTGCGGGAGCAGCGGAGCCGCCGCGCCTCCAACATCTAG
- a CDS encoding DUF4286 family protein encodes MGRNALAARARVIGDDGAARFCWFFELPSLASLESYLISRERDDLSQAFSTAFGEAKAHLEFGELEGNVRRGLRFGEEPGAAFVVEAVVPTADLEAWSRWYDEEHLPAVLASPGFVRARRFELHSDDDAQSRQLIVYDAVDAAAVEEFRTQAGPRLAEEHGARFPSAQVSRATWEWLG; translated from the coding sequence ATGGGCCGCAACGCTCTGGCTGCGCGTGCGCGTGTAATTGGCGACGACGGCGCCGCAAGGTTCTGCTGGTTTTTCGAGCTGCCGAGCCTCGCGAGCCTCGAGTCCTACCTGATCTCGCGTGAGCGCGACGATCTCTCCCAGGCCTTCTCGACCGCGTTCGGCGAAGCGAAGGCGCACCTGGAGTTCGGCGAGCTCGAAGGCAACGTCCGCCGCGGCCTGCGCTTCGGCGAGGAGCCCGGCGCCGCCTTCGTCGTCGAGGCCGTCGTCCCCACGGCGGATCTCGAGGCCTGGTCCCGGTGGTACGACGAGGAGCACCTCCCCGCCGTCCTCGCCTCCCCCGGCTTCGTTCGCGCCCGCCGCTTCGAGCTTCACAGCGACGACGACGCTCAGAGCCGCCAGCTCATCGTCTACGACGCGGTCGACGCCGCGGCGGTCGAGGAGTTCCGCACGCAGGCCGGCCCCCGCCTAGCCGAGGAGCACGGTGCGCGCTTCCCCAGCGCCCAGGTGAGCCGGGCGACCTGGGAGTGGCTGGGCTAG
- a CDS encoding patatin-like phospholipase family protein: protein MSAVERFQQVRPLEELEVALVRATLADPWALGPGEEASLRWAISLARLGEVGPPERSVSLAPDVAPFREELVRRLTDALERPDFAALGAFAPEAAARSKQLRDSLLLRHDGRLDPQSLDAELREKKLVLSLGGGGGTSYVYLGAFALLEEHGLRPSLIAATSMGAIHGLFRARSHTYDSGEVLAALRALSWSRLFRVLAIENRYGLPAALRLYLRGALLRHFQRDDGSPFTFRDLEIPMLVTLSGIRRGMLPRPLSHYEHLVEPTRLALRPWLLKSKLEEVAAATSELAKPGVLDGIAVGQEDWTNDFDVVDAAGFSCAVPGLIHYDVLRPDPRMHELLGTLFTRRDLFRLVDGGLTENVPSRAAWDAVQAGRIGSRNALILALDAFAPRLSTPLWLPLQRIAAENVRAANRYATVVRAFRQTPSPTQLIPSISTVVAAMNRGKVELSEDLPLVRKLLAPLPPLDTIARAA from the coding sequence GTGTCCGCCGTCGAACGATTCCAGCAGGTCCGCCCCCTCGAGGAGCTCGAGGTCGCCCTGGTCCGAGCCACCCTCGCCGACCCTTGGGCCCTCGGTCCCGGGGAGGAGGCATCCCTGCGCTGGGCCATCTCGCTGGCGAGGCTAGGGGAGGTCGGCCCTCCAGAACGGTCCGTCTCCCTCGCGCCGGACGTCGCGCCGTTTCGGGAGGAGCTCGTTCGGAGGCTGACCGACGCGCTCGAGCGCCCCGACTTCGCCGCCCTCGGCGCCTTCGCTCCCGAGGCCGCCGCCCGCAGCAAGCAGCTACGCGACTCCCTCCTCCTTCGCCACGACGGCCGCCTCGACCCGCAGTCCCTGGACGCAGAGCTTCGGGAGAAGAAGCTCGTGCTCTCCCTCGGCGGCGGCGGCGGGACGAGCTACGTCTACCTCGGCGCCTTCGCCCTCCTGGAGGAGCACGGCCTCCGCCCGAGCCTCATCGCCGCCACCAGCATGGGGGCCATCCACGGCCTCTTCCGGGCCAGGAGCCACACCTACGACTCGGGCGAGGTCCTGGCGGCCCTCCGCGCCCTGAGCTGGAGCCGCCTCTTCCGGGTGCTCGCCATCGAGAACCGCTACGGTCTCCCGGCGGCCCTCCGGCTCTATCTGCGAGGCGCGCTCCTCCGCCACTTCCAGCGGGACGACGGCAGCCCCTTCACCTTCCGCGACCTCGAGATCCCGATGCTGGTGACGCTCTCCGGCATCCGCAGGGGCATGCTCCCGCGCCCGCTCTCCCACTACGAGCACCTCGTCGAGCCCACGCGCCTCGCCCTCAGGCCGTGGCTGCTCAAGTCCAAGCTGGAGGAGGTCGCTGCCGCCACCTCGGAGCTCGCGAAACCGGGCGTCCTCGACGGGATCGCCGTCGGCCAGGAGGACTGGACCAACGACTTCGACGTCGTCGACGCCGCGGGCTTCTCCTGCGCCGTCCCCGGCCTGATCCACTACGACGTCCTCCGGCCCGATCCGCGGATGCACGAGCTCCTTGGGACCCTCTTCACCCGCCGGGATCTCTTCCGGCTGGTCGACGGAGGCCTCACCGAGAACGTCCCCTCGCGGGCGGCGTGGGACGCGGTCCAGGCGGGGCGGATCGGCAGCCGCAACGCCCTGATCCTCGCCCTCGATGCCTTCGCTCCGAGGCTCTCGACGCCGCTCTGGCTCCCCCTCCAGCGGATCGCCGCCGAGAACGTCCGGGCCGCGAATCGCTACGCCACCGTGGTCCGCGCCTTCCGGCAGACGCCATCGCCGACCCAGCTGATCCCATCAATCTCCACCGTCGTTGCCGCGATGAACCGCGGAAAGGTGGAGCTCTCCGAGGACCTCCCCCTGGTCCGCAAACTCCTCGCCCCCCTCCCACCCCTGGACACGATCGCCCGGGCCGCGTGA
- the glnE gene encoding bifunctional [glutamate--ammonia ligase]-adenylyl-L-tyrosine phosphorylase/[glutamate--ammonia-ligase] adenylyltransferase: MATDPPSLRTTRTLDALVASGLAQEVAERAVSACEASADPDGAAAGLVRYVSAYRERIGRPLPLGNSLLDRLVPLLAGSRFLARTLTSRPRLGLLLAATRWYERPKPRRILERRLRRGLARVPAGEALLQALRRFKYEEVLRIAARDLGGVAPFPEVAAELSELAEVCVDEAAARLARELASDHGEPAGGEGRAASGLAVLGMGKLGAGELNFSSDIDLILVYPQEGETAGGPAGAVSNQTFYRRLAERLVRAISEVTADGFVFRVDLDLRPEGRAGPIAMGSEAFFRYYEAKGRTWERAALLKARPIAGDLALGGEILSSLQPFVYRRYLDIGAVDELRAMKARIEREASGGQDDLKRSRGGIREAEFVVTALLLLHAGKNPRLRERATLPALDKLVFAGLLSAQDRGALADAYDFLRRAEHRIQMVNERQTHELPADPDERERLARRMGYGPPDAAAGFLADLAHHRRAVELCFRDLLGVSGVVPRPSDPQLERALDPSLPDGKREAALASSGFFDAASALGELKRLARKPDTPFAAHVLPALEGQAEALLSEAIRSPDPDQALRTLADFATALRSPGPWFELLAAHGATARLLLELFGTSDHLSRYFVRHPELLDTLLRRDAASPRRGRLLLAAEAAQRTARDADLEEKLSALRRFKNEEELRIGLNDVSGDLDLEGVMAELTALADACVASALELATSELTERHGEPAGGSRLSVVGLGKLGGGELGYQSDLDLMFLYPSSEGMSSGGSRKAISAAEWFTRLVQRLLSHLQVPLREGILYRIDTRLRPSGSQGALVVSLPALAAYHANESALWERQSLLRARHIAGDPDLTDEAWARIVQPTLYASPVDVPAVAGAIASMRARLQEASGEADPSSPHLKAGRGGLLDVDFAVQFLQLVHGADHPEVRSPSTLAGIGRLQQAGLLDETNAEVLLSGWRFLRKLELRMQLIAGRQAERLPTRSLDRTALARGMGFVGGDAARQLLDAYGRTVDSVRGAFRRIVGEPPGDDPGRPRLA, encoded by the coding sequence GTGGCCACCGATCCCCCCTCCCTCCGAACGACCCGCACCCTCGACGCCCTCGTCGCGTCGGGCCTCGCGCAGGAGGTCGCCGAGCGCGCCGTCTCCGCTTGCGAGGCGAGCGCGGATCCGGACGGCGCGGCGGCCGGCCTCGTCCGCTACGTGTCCGCCTACCGGGAGCGGATCGGCAGGCCCCTGCCCCTGGGGAACTCGCTCCTCGACCGCCTGGTTCCCCTCCTGGCCGGAAGCCGATTCCTCGCGCGGACGCTGACGTCGCGCCCAAGGTTGGGCCTCCTCCTGGCCGCCACCCGCTGGTACGAGCGCCCCAAGCCGCGCCGGATCCTCGAGCGCCGCCTGCGCCGCGGCCTGGCCCGCGTCCCCGCCGGCGAGGCCCTCCTCCAGGCGCTCCGACGCTTCAAGTACGAGGAGGTCCTTCGGATCGCCGCGCGCGATCTGGGCGGTGTGGCGCCGTTCCCGGAGGTAGCCGCCGAGCTCAGCGAGCTGGCAGAGGTCTGCGTCGACGAGGCCGCAGCGCGCCTCGCCCGTGAGCTCGCTAGCGACCACGGCGAGCCCGCCGGGGGAGAGGGGCGTGCCGCCTCCGGCCTCGCCGTCCTCGGCATGGGCAAGCTCGGCGCCGGTGAGCTGAATTTCTCCTCCGACATCGACCTGATCCTCGTCTACCCGCAGGAAGGGGAGACGGCTGGCGGCCCGGCTGGCGCCGTCTCCAACCAGACCTTCTACCGCCGCCTGGCGGAGAGGCTGGTCCGCGCGATCTCCGAGGTCACCGCCGACGGCTTCGTCTTCCGCGTGGATCTGGACCTTCGCCCCGAGGGCCGGGCAGGCCCGATCGCCATGGGTTCCGAGGCCTTCTTTCGCTACTACGAGGCGAAGGGCCGCACCTGGGAGCGGGCCGCGCTGCTCAAGGCCCGGCCGATCGCCGGCGATCTCGCCCTCGGCGGGGAGATCCTCTCGTCGCTCCAGCCCTTCGTCTACCGGCGCTACCTGGACATCGGCGCCGTGGACGAGCTCCGCGCCATGAAGGCCCGGATCGAGCGGGAGGCATCCGGCGGCCAGGACGATCTCAAGAGGAGCCGGGGCGGGATCCGCGAGGCCGAGTTCGTGGTCACCGCGCTCCTCCTCCTCCACGCCGGGAAGAACCCGAGGCTCCGGGAGCGCGCCACCCTCCCCGCCCTCGACAAGCTCGTCTTCGCTGGCCTCCTCTCCGCCCAGGATCGCGGCGCCCTCGCCGACGCCTACGACTTCCTCCGCAGGGCCGAGCACCGGATCCAGATGGTGAACGAGAGGCAGACCCACGAGCTCCCCGCCGATCCCGACGAGCGGGAGCGGCTCGCGAGGCGAATGGGCTACGGGCCACCCGACGCGGCGGCCGGCTTCCTCGCCGACCTCGCCCACCACCGCCGCGCGGTGGAGCTCTGCTTCCGGGATCTGCTCGGCGTGTCGGGCGTCGTGCCCAGGCCCTCCGATCCGCAGCTCGAGCGGGCGCTCGATCCATCCCTCCCCGACGGCAAACGTGAAGCCGCCCTCGCCTCCAGCGGCTTCTTCGATGCGGCCTCGGCCCTGGGCGAGCTCAAGCGCCTCGCGCGAAAGCCCGACACGCCCTTCGCCGCCCACGTGCTCCCTGCCCTCGAGGGCCAGGCCGAGGCGCTCCTCTCCGAGGCGATCCGGAGCCCCGACCCCGACCAGGCCCTCCGGACCCTCGCGGACTTCGCCACCGCCCTCCGATCCCCCGGTCCCTGGTTCGAGCTCCTCGCCGCACACGGCGCCACGGCGCGGCTCCTCCTCGAGCTCTTCGGCACCAGCGACCACCTCTCGCGCTACTTCGTCCGCCACCCCGAGCTCCTCGACACCCTCCTGCGCCGCGACGCGGCCTCGCCGCGAAGGGGGCGCTTGCTCCTGGCGGCGGAGGCGGCCCAGCGGACCGCCCGCGACGCCGACCTTGAGGAGAAGCTCTCGGCCCTGCGCCGCTTCAAGAACGAGGAAGAGCTCCGCATCGGCCTCAACGACGTCTCCGGTGATCTCGACCTCGAAGGTGTGATGGCCGAGCTCACCGCCCTGGCCGACGCCTGCGTCGCCTCCGCCCTCGAGCTCGCGACGAGCGAGCTCACCGAGCGGCACGGAGAGCCGGCCGGTGGGAGCCGCCTCTCGGTCGTCGGCCTCGGCAAGCTCGGCGGCGGAGAGCTCGGCTACCAGTCGGACCTGGACTTGATGTTCCTCTACCCGAGCAGCGAAGGCATGAGCAGCGGCGGGAGCCGAAAGGCGATCTCCGCCGCGGAGTGGTTCACACGCCTCGTGCAGCGGCTGCTCTCGCACCTGCAGGTCCCGCTCCGCGAGGGCATCCTCTACCGGATCGACACGAGGCTCCGCCCCTCGGGATCCCAGGGCGCCCTCGTCGTCTCCCTGCCGGCGCTGGCCGCCTACCACGCAAACGAGAGCGCCCTCTGGGAGCGGCAGTCGCTCCTGCGGGCGAGGCACATCGCCGGCGATCCCGACCTCACCGACGAGGCCTGGGCGCGGATCGTCCAGCCCACCCTCTACGCCTCGCCGGTCGACGTACCGGCCGTCGCTGGCGCCATCGCCTCCATGCGCGCGCGGCTCCAGGAGGCCAGCGGGGAGGCCGACCCGTCGAGCCCCCACCTCAAGGCAGGCCGCGGCGGCCTCCTCGACGTGGACTTCGCCGTGCAGTTCCTCCAGCTCGTCCACGGCGCCGACCATCCGGAGGTCCGGTCGCCGTCGACCCTCGCCGGCATCGGCCGGCTGCAGCAGGCGGGGCTCCTCGACGAGACGAACGCGGAGGTCCTCCTCTCCGGCTGGCGCTTCCTGCGCAAGCTCGAGCTGCGGATGCAGCTCATCGCCGGCCGGCAGGCCGAGCGGCTCCCCACGCGATCCCTCGACCGCACCGCCCTCGCCAGGGGAATGGGATTCGTCGGCGGCGACGCCGCCCGCCAGCTCCTGGACGCCTACGGCCGGACCGTCGACTCGGTGCGGGGCGCGTTCCGGCGGATCGTCGGAGAGCCTCCGGGCGACGACCCTGGCCGCCCCCGCCTTGCCTGA
- a CDS encoding DUF4912 domain-containing protein, producing MSAISNLESGSWERLLKAARRTLCLAIDIAMAAIDRMVSRMGKAGANEVQVEGAGDPYAWEQGPGAPSVAREPPPEGHLVARLEGEAAARNAPHPLTEERLHPPRRAEPPGPPPPQEWLGDLPWAYEDDAFVALARDPATLWIFWDFSRATVDGARWNLDEPRVRLRIFGDEGLVREADVALESRSFYVGGLTPGRRYRAELVFVGRNGERRIGAPSNEMALPPVGPSSIIDDRFVTLPWGLSLARRLDLFARGMEWPAISDSERQALLSASRSQKLGASERSVAGRKDAGDRPWSGSRYEATR from the coding sequence GTGTCGGCGATCTCGAACCTCGAATCCGGTAGCTGGGAGCGGCTTCTGAAGGCCGCCCGGAGAACCCTCTGCCTGGCGATCGACATCGCGATGGCGGCGATCGATCGAATGGTCTCCCGCATGGGAAAGGCTGGCGCGAACGAGGTGCAGGTCGAGGGCGCGGGGGATCCCTACGCCTGGGAGCAGGGCCCGGGAGCGCCATCGGTCGCCAGGGAGCCGCCGCCGGAGGGGCACCTGGTGGCGAGGCTCGAGGGGGAGGCGGCAGCGAGGAACGCGCCCCATCCGCTCACCGAGGAGAGGCTCCATCCGCCGAGACGGGCCGAGCCGCCCGGCCCGCCGCCGCCTCAGGAGTGGCTCGGTGATCTGCCGTGGGCCTACGAGGACGACGCCTTCGTGGCGCTGGCGCGCGATCCGGCGACGCTCTGGATCTTCTGGGACTTCTCGAGGGCGACGGTCGACGGGGCGAGGTGGAACCTGGACGAGCCCCGGGTGCGCCTGCGCATCTTCGGTGACGAGGGGCTCGTCCGAGAGGCCGACGTGGCGCTGGAGTCCCGCTCGTTCTACGTGGGGGGCCTGACGCCGGGGCGCCGCTACCGCGCCGAGCTCGTCTTCGTGGGGCGGAACGGCGAGCGACGGATCGGCGCGCCGTCGAACGAGATGGCGCTGCCGCCCGTCGGGCCCTCTTCGATCATCGACGATCGCTTCGTGACCCTGCCGTGGGGTCTCTCGCTCGCGAGGCGGCTCGATCTCTTTGCCCGCGGGATGGAGTGGCCGGCGATCTCCGACTCCGAGCGGCAGGCGCTCCTGTCGGCCTCCCGATCCCAGAAGTTGGGCGCGTCGGAGCGCAGCGTCGCCGGTCGCAAGGACGCGGGCGATCGTCCCTGGTCCGGCTCACGCTACGAGGCGACCCGGTGA
- a CDS encoding glycoside hydrolase family 57 protein: protein MKGYLILHLHAHLPFVRHPEHERFLEEDWLFEAITETYLPLVSRFEKLADDGVPFRISMTLTPPLVQMLRDELLQRRYGAHLDRLCELAEKELDRTRHEPRLHDTARFYHHHLNHSRWLWHERYKRDLVGAFRRLQDRGVLEIVTCGATHGFLPLMQVQPETVRAQVSVAAAHYRQHFGRDPAGIWLPECGYYPGVERMLAAEGIRYFFVDTHGIVDATPRPRYGVFAPLFTPSGVAAFGRDPESSEQVWSAEKGYPGDPVYREFYRDVGYDLDYDYVKPYVQSTGERKNTGFKYHRITGKTADKDLYDWRAAFHQADVHAGNFMFNRERQIEHLALTMGDRKPVVVAPYDAELFGHWWFEGPVFLEMFLRKAAHDQSVFRLATGADYLRENPTQQVATPPLCSWGAGGYAGVWLDGSNDWIYRHLHGAAERMIRLASDYREPSEIERRALNQAARELLLAQSSDWAFIMKTGTMVEYAIRRTREHLLRFLRLEREVRDRAIDEGWLAWIEGKDNLFPELDYGIYRPGVSA, encoded by the coding sequence GTGAAGGGCTACCTGATTCTCCACCTCCACGCCCACCTGCCGTTCGTCCGTCACCCGGAGCACGAGCGGTTCCTCGAGGAAGACTGGCTCTTCGAGGCGATCACCGAGACCTACCTGCCTCTCGTCTCCCGCTTCGAGAAGTTGGCGGACGACGGGGTTCCGTTCCGGATCTCGATGACGCTGACGCCGCCGCTGGTGCAGATGCTCCGGGACGAGCTCCTCCAGCGGCGCTACGGCGCGCACCTCGATCGGCTCTGCGAGCTGGCGGAGAAGGAGCTCGACCGCACGCGGCACGAGCCCAGGCTCCATGACACCGCTCGTTTCTATCATCATCACTTGAACCACTCGCGCTGGCTCTGGCACGAGAGGTACAAGCGCGACCTGGTCGGTGCCTTCCGGCGCCTGCAGGATCGAGGCGTGCTCGAGATCGTCACCTGCGGCGCGACCCACGGCTTCCTGCCGCTGATGCAGGTACAGCCCGAGACGGTCCGCGCGCAGGTGTCGGTCGCGGCGGCGCATTATCGGCAGCACTTCGGCAGGGACCCCGCCGGCATCTGGCTGCCGGAGTGCGGGTACTACCCCGGCGTGGAGCGGATGCTGGCGGCGGAGGGGATCCGCTACTTCTTCGTGGACACGCACGGGATCGTCGACGCCACCCCGAGGCCGCGATACGGCGTCTTCGCGCCGCTCTTCACGCCGTCCGGGGTGGCCGCGTTCGGGCGGGATCCGGAGTCCAGCGAGCAGGTCTGGAGCGCGGAGAAGGGGTATCCGGGGGATCCGGTCTACCGCGAGTTCTACCGGGACGTGGGCTACGACCTCGACTACGACTATGTGAAGCCCTACGTGCAGTCCACGGGCGAGCGGAAGAACACGGGCTTCAAGTACCACCGCATCACCGGGAAGACGGCCGACAAGGACCTCTACGACTGGCGGGCCGCCTTCCATCAGGCCGACGTGCACGCGGGGAACTTCATGTTCAACCGCGAGCGGCAGATCGAGCACCTGGCGCTCACGATGGGCGATCGAAAGCCGGTGGTGGTGGCGCCCTATGATGCCGAGCTCTTCGGGCACTGGTGGTTCGAGGGTCCGGTCTTCCTGGAGATGTTCCTGCGGAAGGCGGCGCACGATCAGAGCGTGTTCCGCCTGGCGACCGGTGCCGACTACCTCCGCGAGAACCCGACCCAGCAGGTGGCGACGCCGCCCCTTTGTTCCTGGGGCGCGGGGGGGTACGCCGGCGTCTGGCTGGACGGCTCGAACGACTGGATCTACCGGCATCTCCACGGTGCGGCGGAGCGGATGATCCGCCTCGCCTCGGACTACCGAGAGCCCAGCGAGATCGAGCGCCGCGCCCTGAACCAGGCGGCCCGCGAGCTGCTGCTCGCCCAGTCGTCGGACTGGGCCTTCATCATGAAGACGGGGACCATGGTGGAGTACGCGATCCGACGGACCCGCGAGCACCTGCTGCGCTTCCTTCGCCTCGAGCGCGAGGTTCGGGATCGGGCCATCGACGAAGGCTGGCTCGCCTGGATCGAGGGGAAGGACAACCTCTTTCCCGAGCTGGACTACGGGATCTACCGGCCCGGCGTGAGCGCCTGA